From one Candidatus Chlorobium masyuteum genomic stretch:
- a CDS encoding 4Fe-4S dicluster domain-containing protein: protein MIYKIISKAEFKRFIDALVRSNSSFGPRMVDTDSRGEAVYQFQPVSSVDEIAFDYTRTASSAKHFFLPFRQELSRFHFHDDDWDQKVSYEADPVVLFGLRACDISALNILDDVLLNGHFPSAYYLAKRKNTFVIGMDHLPLPDCFCKSMNHHTVPTGFNLFCSDIGDEYYLAINSSKAFNFLREFETRDPQYDENCRLAERRKLISSSFRTEIDVTGLPAILDIEFDSPVWKKWGDKCLSCGTCAMVCPTCYCYSVEESFEPDLQSSSRQKRLYSCNLVDFAAVAGGHNFRPKNGDRLKYRYYHQHRGFAENANQQICVGCNRCGKACLAGINPKDVINDLRLEKDTCTTSVSSSPARS, encoded by the coding sequence ATGATCTACAAAATCATATCCAAAGCCGAGTTCAAACGCTTTATTGATGCACTGGTCAGGAGCAACAGCTCATTCGGCCCGCGCATGGTCGATACCGACAGCCGGGGGGAGGCGGTCTACCAGTTTCAGCCGGTCTCTTCGGTTGACGAGATAGCATTCGACTACACCCGAACAGCCTCCTCTGCCAAGCATTTTTTTCTCCCCTTTCGCCAGGAGCTGTCGCGCTTTCACTTTCATGATGACGACTGGGATCAGAAGGTATCCTATGAAGCCGATCCCGTGGTGCTTTTCGGCCTCAGAGCGTGCGACATCAGCGCACTGAATATTCTTGATGATGTTCTGCTCAACGGCCACTTCCCCTCAGCCTACTATCTTGCAAAACGCAAGAACACCTTTGTGATCGGCATGGATCACCTGCCGCTTCCCGACTGCTTCTGCAAGTCGATGAATCATCACACCGTTCCGACCGGATTCAACCTCTTCTGTTCCGATATCGGGGATGAGTACTATCTGGCCATCAACTCCTCCAAAGCCTTCAATTTCCTCAGGGAGTTCGAAACCCGTGATCCTCAATACGATGAAAACTGTCGTCTGGCTGAACGCCGCAAGCTCATCAGCAGCAGTTTTCGAACCGAGATTGATGTCACCGGGCTACCGGCAATTCTCGACATCGAGTTTGACTCCCCTGTCTGGAAAAAATGGGGCGACAAATGCCTGAGCTGCGGAACCTGCGCCATGGTCTGCCCGACCTGCTACTGCTACTCGGTTGAGGAGTCATTCGAGCCCGACCTGCAAAGCTCCTCTCGCCAGAAAAGACTTTACTCCTGCAACCTTGTTGACTTTGCCGCTGTCGCAGGCGGACACAACTTCCGTCCAAAGAACGGCGACCGGCTCAAATACCGCTACTACCATCAGCACCGGGGGTTTGCCGAAAATGCCAACCAGCAGATCTGCGTTGGATGCAACCGGTGCGGGAAAGCATGTCTTGCTGGGATCAACCCGAAGGATGTCATCAACGACCTAAGACTGGAGAAGGATACATGCACGACCAGCGTTTCGTCATCCCCCGCCAGGAGCTGA
- a CDS encoding FAD/NAD(P)-binding protein gives MNTDMGYKCTVTNIVRLTRQEKLFQIRIIDPVERALFRFRPGQFLMLELPGYGEVPISISSSSSNHEFLELCIRKAGSVTSALFNAGEGTRVAIRGPFGSSFPMDEMAGHNVLLIAGGLGIAPLRAPLFWINEHRNRFLDVSLLYGAKDPSQLLFTWQFNEWDMISHIGLHTIVEQGTEEWTGKTGMITELFNDIAIDPATTYAIVCGPPVMFKFVCGYLDRLGIPMNRMFVSLERRMHCGMGKCCRCMVGSTFTCIDGPVFDYWSVMNLKEAI, from the coding sequence ATGAATACCGACATGGGCTACAAATGCACCGTCACCAATATTGTCCGGCTCACCCGGCAGGAAAAACTCTTCCAGATCCGCATTATCGACCCTGTGGAGAGGGCTCTCTTCAGGTTCCGGCCGGGCCAGTTTCTGATGCTGGAACTCCCCGGTTACGGAGAGGTACCGATCTCCATATCCAGCTCAAGCAGCAACCATGAGTTTCTCGAACTCTGTATCCGTAAGGCCGGCAGTGTGACCTCAGCACTCTTCAATGCCGGTGAAGGCACCCGTGTAGCCATACGGGGCCCCTTCGGATCATCGTTTCCCATGGATGAGATGGCCGGGCATAACGTCCTGCTGATTGCCGGAGGACTCGGCATTGCGCCGCTTCGCGCGCCGCTCTTCTGGATCAACGAGCACCGCAACCGCTTTCTTGATGTCAGTCTGCTCTACGGGGCAAAAGATCCCTCTCAACTGCTCTTCACCTGGCAGTTCAACGAGTGGGATATGATCAGCCATATCGGACTGCACACCATTGTCGAGCAAGGGACGGAAGAGTGGACAGGCAAAACCGGCATGATCACCGAACTCTTCAATGATATTGCCATTGATCCGGCAACAACCTACGCCATTGTCTGCGGGCCGCCGGTTATGTTCAAGTTTGTCTGCGGCTATCTTGACCGGCTCGGCATACCGATGAACCGGATGTTTGTGTCTCTTGAACGGCGAATGCACTGCGGCATGGGCAAATGCTGCCGCTGCATGGTCGGATCCACCTTTACCTGTATTGACGGGCCGGTGTTTGACTACTGGTCGGTCATGAATCTCAAGGAAGCCATTTAG
- a CDS encoding peptidase U32 family protein: MPVTKIPAHSVELIAPAGDMTGLLTALKAGADAVYFGAEGYNMRAGSSNFTPADFPAIKALCQEYHAKGYLALNTIVYDGELKRMKQTVTAAKKAGFDAIICSDMAVIEACRNADMAFHISTQASVSSYSAVKFYASLGAKMIVLARELTIEQVCHITDKIKDDGLGVKIECFVHGAMCVAVSGRCFMSQDIFGRSANRGQCVQPCRREYIITDPEENKELALGTDYVMSPQDLCTIEFIDVLIDAGISAFKIEGRSRSPEYVHTATAAYRTAIDFCINRRNDPQFREEYSELTTKLKEDLATVYNRGFSKGFYFGKPLDAWVQEYGSLAKEKKTFIGDIKKYYPKAGVAEIIILARGLKQGEKLSIQGPKTGVVILMADSFLTNDLPDNDAHKGDNVTLKCAKVRKNDKVYLLEKRR; the protein is encoded by the coding sequence ATGCCTGTGACAAAGATTCCTGCACACTCTGTTGAACTGATTGCGCCTGCGGGCGACATGACCGGGCTGCTCACTGCGCTGAAGGCCGGGGCTGATGCGGTCTATTTTGGCGCTGAAGGCTACAATATGCGGGCCGGAAGCAGCAACTTCACCCCTGCGGACTTTCCGGCAATCAAGGCCCTCTGCCAGGAGTACCATGCCAAGGGGTACCTGGCGCTGAACACCATTGTCTATGACGGTGAGCTAAAAAGGATGAAGCAGACCGTAACCGCAGCAAAAAAAGCAGGATTCGATGCCATAATCTGCTCGGACATGGCCGTTATTGAAGCGTGCCGGAACGCCGATATGGCGTTTCATATCTCGACACAGGCATCGGTCAGCAGCTACAGCGCGGTAAAATTCTATGCCTCTCTCGGGGCAAAGATGATTGTGCTGGCCAGAGAGCTGACCATTGAACAGGTATGCCATATTACCGACAAAATAAAGGATGACGGGCTCGGCGTGAAGATTGAGTGCTTTGTGCATGGCGCCATGTGCGTTGCCGTGTCGGGGCGCTGTTTTATGTCGCAGGATATTTTCGGACGTTCGGCCAACCGCGGCCAGTGCGTTCAGCCATGCCGCAGGGAGTACATCATTACCGATCCGGAGGAGAACAAGGAGCTTGCGCTTGGCACCGATTATGTCATGAGTCCCCAGGATCTCTGCACCATTGAGTTTATTGATGTGCTGATTGACGCAGGCATCAGCGCCTTCAAGATTGAGGGGCGCAGCCGAAGCCCTGAATATGTGCATACGGCAACAGCTGCCTACCGCACGGCAATCGACTTCTGTATAAACCGTCGCAACGATCCACAGTTCAGAGAGGAGTACAGTGAACTGACGACAAAGCTGAAGGAGGATCTTGCCACCGTCTACAACCGGGGATTTTCAAAAGGGTTTTATTTCGGCAAACCGCTTGATGCCTGGGTCCAGGAGTACGGTTCACTCGCGAAGGAGAAAAAAACCTTTATCGGTGATATCAAAAAATACTACCCGAAAGCCGGAGTGGCAGAGATCATCATTCTCGCCCGCGGCCTCAAACAGGGTGAAAAGCTCTCCATCCAGGGGCCGAAAACCGGAGTGGTCATCCTGATGGCCGACTCCTTTCTCACCAACGACCTGCCCGATAACGATGCCCATAAAGGGGACAACGTCACCCTCAAGTGTGCAAAGGTTCGTAAAAACGACAAGGTCTATCTGCTTGAAAAAAGGCGCTGA